The proteins below come from a single Serratia fonticola genomic window:
- a CDS encoding YbjC family protein, producing the protein MRSFGDLPRSVLVLEGLGMVLLILSYLSIHDYVRLPGILASQQAAVGMIFLGVFMMVPAAAFLVWRVVQGFGPLLRGGQPPQNDRRTPPKDKQDQGPQD; encoded by the coding sequence ATGCGTTCATTCGGTGACTTACCGCGTTCTGTGCTGGTGCTTGAAGGATTGGGCATGGTGCTGTTGATACTCTCTTATCTGAGTATTCATGACTACGTGCGCTTGCCGGGTATACTGGCTTCGCAACAGGCGGCGGTTGGCATGATCTTTCTTGGCGTCTTCATGATGGTTCCGGCAGCCGCGTTTTTGGTCTGGCGCGTAGTTCAAGGGTTCGGCCCGCTACTGCGCGGTGGCCAGCCGCCGCAGAACGATCGGCGTACCCCGCCGAAAGATAAACAAGACCAGGGACCGCAAGACTAA
- the rimK gene encoding 30S ribosomal protein S6--L-glutamate ligase produces MKIAILSRDGSLYSCKRLREAAEQRGHRIDVIDPQSCYMNINPAAPSIHYRGRQLERYDAVIPRIGSAITFYGTAVLRQFELLGSYPLNESVAITRARDKLRSLQLLARQGIDLPITGFAHSPDDTGDLIELVGGAPLVVKLVEGTQGIGVVLAETRQAAESVIDAFRGLNAHILVQEYIREANGCDIRCLVVGGRVVAAIERQAKPGEFRSNLHRGGTARKVHITGKERATAIKAVETLGLDVAGVDILRADRGPLVMEVNASPGLEGVETTTGLDIAGMMIEYIEQQARPGFRLKSGG; encoded by the coding sequence GTGAAAATTGCCATTCTTTCACGCGATGGTTCGCTGTACTCATGTAAAAGACTGCGTGAGGCTGCAGAGCAGCGTGGGCACCGTATCGATGTTATCGATCCGCAGTCTTGTTATATGAATATCAACCCGGCGGCACCTAGCATTCATTATCGTGGCCGCCAGTTGGAACGTTACGATGCCGTGATCCCGCGTATCGGTTCTGCTATTACGTTTTATGGCACTGCCGTGCTGCGCCAGTTTGAACTGCTCGGCAGCTATCCGCTCAATGAATCTGTAGCCATTACCCGCGCCCGTGACAAGCTGCGTTCGCTGCAACTGCTGGCGCGCCAGGGGATTGATCTGCCCATTACCGGCTTTGCGCATTCGCCGGATGACACCGGTGATTTGATCGAACTGGTGGGTGGCGCACCGCTGGTGGTGAAGCTGGTTGAAGGGACACAGGGGATCGGCGTGGTATTGGCCGAAACTCGTCAGGCGGCGGAGAGCGTGATCGACGCCTTTCGTGGCCTGAATGCCCATATCCTGGTGCAGGAGTATATCCGCGAAGCCAACGGCTGTGACATTCGCTGCCTGGTCGTTGGCGGCAGGGTAGTTGCCGCGATTGAACGCCAGGCAAAGCCTGGGGAGTTTCGGTCGAACCTGCACCGTGGTGGCACGGCTCGTAAAGTGCATATCACCGGCAAGGAACGCGCAACCGCGATCAAGGCCGTGGAGACGCTGGGGCTGGATGTTGCCGGGGTTGATATCCTACGTGCCGATCGTGGCCCGCTGGTGATGGAAGTGAATGCATCGCCGGGGTTGGAAGGCGTTGAAACCACCACCGGATTGGATATTGCAGGCATGATGATCGAGTACATTGAGCAACAAGCCCGGCCTGGCTTTCGTCTGAAATCTGGCGGATGA